Proteins encoded by one window of Candidatus Paceibacterota bacterium:
- a CDS encoding UTP--glucose-1-phosphate uridylyltransferase yields MINKVIIPVAGLGTRFLPATKAQPKEMLPLLDKPVIQYLVEEAAAAGISDVIFVTGRNKRAIEDHFDFSPELESVLLANGRQDTFKAVREISRLARFFYVRQNSPRGIGDAVLQARPLIDRETVAVMSGDDVIDTGSAPPALKQLLKIHDRYQAPVVALVRVPPKIVSQYGVVAGTAVAPRVWKITGMVEKPASGRAPSNLAIVVKYILTPPIFDCLEKIKPAANGEIFLTPAIDVFIKNGGEFYGYEVQGTWYDCGSKIGLLKATVDLALRHPELKTAFRKYLAGLVKK; encoded by the coding sequence ATGATTAACAAAGTAATTATTCCGGTCGCCGGTTTGGGTACCAGATTTCTGCCGGCCACCAAAGCCCAACCAAAAGAAATGTTGCCGCTGTTGGATAAGCCGGTGATTCAATACCTAGTGGAAGAAGCCGCCGCGGCGGGAATATCCGATGTAATTTTCGTTACCGGACGCAATAAACGGGCGATTGAAGATCATTTTGATTTTTCGCCAGAACTGGAATCGGTCTTGCTCGCCAACGGCCGACAGGATACTTTCAAAGCCGTGCGAGAGATCTCTCGACTAGCCCGATTTTTTTACGTTCGACAAAACTCGCCGCGCGGTATCGGCGACGCCGTTTTACAGGCGCGGCCGCTCATTGATCGGGAAACGGTGGCGGTGATGTCCGGTGACGATGTAATTGACACCGGTTCGGCGCCGCCGGCTCTCAAACAATTGCTGAAAATCCATGATCGTTATCAAGCGCCAGTCGTCGCTTTGGTGCGGGTGCCACCGAAAATCGTGTCTCAATATGGCGTCGTCGCCGGGACAGCCGTGGCGCCGCGCGTCTGGAAAATTACCGGGATGGTGGAAAAACCGGCATCGGGCCGGGCGCCGTCAAATTTGGCGATCGTCGTTAAATATATTCTCACGCCGCCGATTTTTGATTGCTTGGAAAAAATTAAACCGGCGGCCAACGGTGAAATTTTTCTGACGCCGGCGATTGACGTCTTTATCAAAAACGGTGGCGAATTTTATGGTTATGAGGTTCAAGGGACTTGGTATGATTGTGGCAGTAAAATCGGTTTATTAAAAGCAACGGTTGATCTAGCGCTCCGGCATCCCGAGCTGAAAACGGCTTTCCGGAAATATCTGGCCGGACTGGTAAAAAAGTAG
- a CDS encoding peptide chain release factor-like protein — MAAEEDLKKKIAALESRMAEPNFWQNKAAAQATIEEHQRLKQEAFGGGEYDDLDAVITIFSGAGGDDAEDFSRRLYEMYAKFAALHNFTVYLVHENPNDHGGYRNITFELRRANRSIDSGQGVYGILKNESGVHRLVRMSPFSAKKLRHTSFSLVEVIPRFEKNQTIVINPADLKIEFSRASGPGGQNVNKRETAVRIVHLPTGLTAHSDAERAQERNKDRALEILKGKLYKRQADERQKKAEGMSISKTTEIEWGSQIRSYVLHPYKLVKDHRTGVETSQIDKILAGQLDEFIEAEKNL, encoded by the coding sequence ATGGCTGCTGAAGAAGATTTAAAAAAAAAGATTGCGGCCCTGGAAAGTCGGATGGCCGAACCGAATTTCTGGCAAAACAAAGCCGCCGCCCAAGCGACGATTGAGGAACATCAGCGTCTGAAACAGGAAGCCTTCGGCGGCGGCGAATACGACGATCTGGACGCCGTGATCACGATTTTCTCCGGCGCCGGCGGTGACGATGCTGAAGATTTTTCGCGGCGGCTTTACGAAATGTATGCTAAATTTGCCGCGCTCCATAATTTTACTGTTTACTTGGTGCACGAAAATCCGAACGATCACGGCGGTTATCGCAATATCACTTTTGAATTGCGGCGCGCCAATCGATCAATTGATTCGGGTCAAGGCGTTTATGGTATACTGAAAAACGAGTCGGGCGTGCATCGGCTCGTGCGAATGTCGCCGTTTTCCGCCAAGAAATTGCGGCACACCTCGTTTTCGTTAGTGGAAGTGATTCCGCGGTTTGAGAAGAATCAGACGATCGTCATTAATCCGGCCGACTTGAAAATTGAATTTTCTCGCGCCAGCGGCCCGGGCGGGCAGAATGTGAACAAACGCGAAACGGCGGTGCGGATCGTTCATTTGCCGACCGGTCTGACGGCTCACTCCGACGCTGAACGCGCGCAGGAACGGAATAAAGACCGGGCGCTGGAGATTCTTAAAGGCAAATTGTATAAACGGCAAGCGGACGAGAGACAGAAGAAAGCCGAAGGAATGTCTATCAGCAAGACAACGGAAATTGAATGGGGCAGCCAGATCCGTTCCTATGTGCTCCATCCGTACAAATTAGTGAAAGACCACCGGACCGGCGTGGAAACGAGCCAGATTGATAAAATTCTAGCCGGTCAATTGGATGAATTTATTGAAGCGGAAAAAAATTTATAA
- the ftsE gene encoding cell division ATP-binding protein FtsE, whose product MIFFDRVTKIYPDRSLALDQVTFSVDRGEFLTVVGHSGAGKTTLLKMVLVEEQPTSGAVYLDSTDLHRLGHQHLHYLRRKIGSVFQDYRLLPNKTVFENIAFTMEAAGRADDDIASDVPYVLELVGLADKFWNFPNQLSGGEKQRVAIARAIVNQPDILIADEPTGNLDPVNTFEIVQIFRKINDLGTTVILTTHNKAVVEAVGRRVITLENGRLTRDDKNGRYVL is encoded by the coding sequence ATGATTTTTTTTGATCGCGTGACCAAAATTTATCCGGACCGCTCGCTAGCGCTTGACCAAGTGACTTTTTCAGTTGACCGCGGCGAGTTTTTAACCGTCGTCGGTCATTCTGGCGCTGGCAAAACCACCTTGCTCAAGATGGTTTTGGTGGAAGAACAGCCGACTTCCGGCGCCGTTTATCTTGATTCCACCGATCTACACCGGCTCGGCCACCAGCATCTCCACTATCTGCGTCGGAAAATCGGCTCGGTGTTTCAGGATTACCGGTTGTTGCCGAACAAAACCGTGTTTGAAAATATCGCCTTCACGATGGAAGCCGCTGGCCGCGCTGACGACGACATCGCTTCAGATGTGCCGTATGTCTTGGAACTGGTCGGCTTGGCGGATAAATTCTGGAATTTTCCCAACCAATTATCCGGCGGCGAAAAACAGCGCGTCGCCATCGCCCGCGCCATCGTCAATCAGCCGGATATTTTAATTGCCGACGAACCGACCGGCAATCTGGATCCGGTTAACACTTTTGAAATCGTCCAAATTTTTCGCAAAATCAACGACCTCGGCACGACCGTCATTTTGACCACGCACAATAAAGCCGTGGTGGAAGCCGTCGGCCGGCGGGTGATTACTTTGGAGAACGGCCGCCTGACGCGGGATGACAAGAATGGTCGGTATGTTTTATAA
- a CDS encoding permease-like cell division protein FtsX translates to MFLNFKRIVKSGFINFWRSGVVSFASVVVLTATLFVSGGLYLGQAFLSASLETLKDKVDISVSFQPYATEVEVLAVKHQLELLATIKEVSYSSREEELADFKQRNQDNNLIMQSLAEVSNPLGARLNIKAVDPSHYESIVNSLTVDSSLDAAGRKLIYDINYRKVDIDRFISFIAASRRLGSAVALALIIISIFTVFSTVSLAIHISREEIAVMRLVGANNRYIHGPFIVEGVIAGILSSLLAVLLLYPAVIWVREVTAVFPERLDLVGYYLNHFSTLFFLLFGAGLVLSVIASFWAARKYLKV, encoded by the coding sequence ATGTTCCTAAACTTCAAACGAATCGTCAAATCGGGGTTCATCAATTTCTGGCGCAGCGGCGTGGTTTCTTTCGCTTCGGTGGTGGTGCTGACGGCGACCTTGTTTGTTAGCGGCGGTCTTTATTTGGGTCAGGCCTTTTTATCCGCCTCGTTGGAAACGCTCAAGGACAAAGTGGACATCAGCGTTTCGTTTCAACCGTATGCCACGGAAGTGGAAGTGCTCGCGGTCAAACACCAATTGGAGTTGCTGGCGACAATTAAAGAAGTGTCCTACAGTTCGCGCGAGGAAGAGTTAGCCGACTTCAAGCAACGCAATCAGGATAATAATTTAATTATGCAATCGTTGGCCGAGGTGTCTAACCCGCTCGGCGCGCGCTTGAACATCAAGGCGGTGGATCCGAGTCATTATGAAAGTATCGTTAATTCGTTGACGGTGGATAGCTCTCTGGATGCCGCCGGCCGTAAATTAATTTACGATATTAATTATCGGAAAGTGGACATTGACCGGTTTATTTCTTTTATCGCCGCCAGCCGCCGCCTCGGTTCGGCGGTGGCGCTGGCTTTGATTATCATTTCCATTTTTACGGTCTTCAGCACCGTTTCGCTGGCGATCCATATTTCGCGCGAAGAAATCGCGGTCATGCGCTTGGTCGGCGCCAATAATCGTTACATTCACGGACCGTTCATTGTCGAAGGCGTGATCGCCGGAATTTTATCTTCTTTGCTTGCCGTGCTACTGCTTTATCCGGCGGTCATTTGGGTCCGGGAAGTGACCGCCGTTTTTCCGGAACGGCTTGATCTGGTTGGTTATTATCTCAATCATTTTTCCACTCTATTTTTCCTGTTATTCGGCGCCGGTTTGGTTTTGAGCGTGATCGCCAGTTTCTGGGCGGCGCGCAAATATCTGAAAGTTTAA
- a CDS encoding CTP synthase has protein sequence MTKKHKYIFVIGGVMSGVGKGVTVSSIGKILSARGFKLNLMKIDPYLNVDAGTMNPIEHGEVFVLDSGLECDQDMGNYERFLGASVPPENYMTSGMVYKYVIDKERALGYDGKCVDPVPYISEEILRRIKRSTDRSQADISVIEIGGTAGEYQNTIFIEAARILKLRSPNDVIFVLVSYLPIPNKVGEMKTKPTQYAVRTLNSYGVHPEVIIARSERPLDLKRKEKLAFASNVPPANIISAPDVENIYEIPLNFEKDGLSDTLLRLLKLRPRRHDLKDWRALVARMHAVKDKEPLRIGLVGKYFRTGDFVLSDVYLSVIESLKHAAAALGRPLVIEWLNALNYEENEDQIKTLSAYHGLLVPGGFGTRGIEGKIKVIKFARETGVPFLGLCYGMQLAVIEYARQVLGLTEAHTTEINPETKYPVIDLMPEQKKNLKNNNYGATMRLGAYPAKLLNGTIARAAYGAAQISERHRHRYEVNPAYLAKLEENGMIFSGRSPDGRLMEIMEMSPAAHPFFLGTQFHPEFKSRPLAPHPLFLAFLRAATERAKLCRIV, from the coding sequence GTGACTAAAAAACACAAATACATTTTCGTCATCGGCGGCGTGATGTCGGGCGTCGGCAAAGGCGTGACCGTTTCTTCTATCGGCAAAATTCTCTCGGCCCGCGGCTTCAAGTTGAACTTAATGAAGATTGATCCTTATCTCAATGTGGACGCCGGCACGATGAATCCGATCGAGCACGGCGAAGTGTTTGTGCTGGATTCGGGATTGGAGTGCGATCAGGATATGGGTAATTACGAACGGTTTCTCGGCGCCAGCGTTCCGCCGGAAAATTATATGACCAGCGGGATGGTCTATAAATATGTGATTGATAAGGAACGGGCGCTCGGTTACGACGGCAAATGCGTCGATCCTGTGCCGTACATTTCGGAGGAAATCCTGCGGCGAATCAAACGTTCCACCGACCGTTCGCAGGCCGATATTTCGGTCATCGAAATCGGCGGCACCGCCGGCGAATATCAGAACACGATTTTTATTGAAGCGGCGCGAATCCTCAAACTTCGTTCTCCTAATGATGTGATATTTGTGCTCGTCAGCTATCTGCCGATTCCGAATAAAGTCGGGGAGATGAAAACCAAACCGACGCAGTACGCCGTGCGCACCCTTAACTCTTACGGCGTTCATCCGGAGGTGATTATCGCGCGGAGCGAACGGCCGCTGGATCTTAAACGCAAAGAAAAATTAGCCTTCGCCAGCAATGTGCCGCCAGCCAATATTATTTCCGCGCCGGATGTGGAAAATATTTACGAAATTCCGCTTAATTTTGAAAAAGACGGGTTGAGCGATACTTTGCTTCGTCTGCTTAAGTTGCGGCCGCGACGGCATGATCTGAAAGACTGGCGCGCATTGGTGGCCAGAATGCACGCCGTTAAAGATAAGGAGCCATTGCGAATCGGGCTGGTCGGCAAATATTTCCGCACCGGCGATTTTGTTTTGTCGGATGTTTATCTTTCCGTCATTGAATCGTTGAAACACGCCGCCGCGGCCCTGGGCCGACCGCTTGTCATTGAGTGGCTGAACGCTCTGAACTACGAAGAAAATGAGGATCAAATAAAGACTCTCTCGGCTTATCACGGCCTATTGGTGCCCGGCGGTTTCGGCACGCGCGGCATTGAAGGTAAAATTAAAGTAATTAAGTTTGCGCGCGAAACGGGCGTACCTTTTCTCGGCCTCTGTTACGGGATGCAACTCGCCGTGATTGAATACGCGCGACAAGTGTTGGGCTTGACGGAAGCGCACACGACGGAAATCAATCCGGAAACAAAATATCCGGTCATTGATTTAATGCCGGAACAGAAAAAGAACTTGAAAAATAATAATTACGGCGCGACAATGCGGCTCGGCGCTTATCCGGCGAAATTATTAAACGGCACGATCGCTCGCGCCGCTTACGGCGCGGCGCAAATCAGCGAACGCCATCGCCATCGTTATGAAGTCAATCCGGCCTATCTTGCCAAGCTTGAGGAAAACGGTATGATTTTTTCCGGCCGGTCACCCGACGGCCGGTTGATGGAAATTATGGAAATGTCGCCGGCCGCGCACCCTTTCTTTCTCGGAACGCAATTTCATCCGGAATTCAAGTCGCGGCCGCTCGCGCCCCATCCGCTGTTCCTCGCCTTTCTCCGCGCCGCGACGGAAAGAGCCAAACTTTGCCGGATCGTCTAA
- a CDS encoding recombinase family protein produces MNKFFLYARKSTDEPDRQILSIESQIDELKEFATREQLEIVETFVESQTAKEPGRPIFNNMLSLIEKGKASGILAWHPDRLARNSIDGGKIIYLCDLGHIKELKFPTFWFDATPQGKFMLNIAFGQSKYYIDNLSENVKRGLRQKVRRGEQSGQAPTGYVNDKLNKKIIPDVERFRLVRKMFEVYATGNYSLKDTRNLLAQKGLVSKNGKVLTISNTQMILKNPFYYGMFLFNKELYQGKHEPAISKKLFDKCAEVSARNAHPMKRGINKHVFRGLMKCAECGCGITSEVKKGHTYYRCTKKKGICTQKYIREEFLAEQANDIIKKVSLPSEWKEFMLAELEKEQASSFHSDALFVQNLKNQIKSVEETLDRLLDAHLYSTITSEEYIVKKQKLLNQKIDFSEKLKDFERKGNRWLELSKQFILDSNQAIIIASEENLEAKRDFLKKIGSNPRLASRSLLLDFKNPWAILSETPVASLCDAPHFGENGDSIFWLCTPVSEYVM; encoded by the coding sequence ATGAACAAATTCTTTCTATACGCGAGGAAATCTACCGACGAACCTGATCGTCAGATTTTGAGTATCGAATCGCAGATTGATGAGTTGAAAGAATTTGCCACGCGAGAGCAGTTGGAGATTGTTGAAACTTTTGTTGAATCACAAACCGCCAAAGAGCCGGGCAGACCTATTTTCAACAATATGCTCTCGCTCATAGAAAAAGGCAAAGCGTCAGGAATTTTAGCTTGGCACCCAGATAGATTGGCGAGAAATAGTATTGATGGTGGAAAGATAATCTATCTGTGCGACCTTGGTCATATTAAAGAGCTAAAATTCCCGACGTTTTGGTTTGATGCTACGCCACAAGGTAAGTTTATGTTAAATATTGCTTTTGGGCAGAGCAAATACTATATAGATAATCTTTCAGAGAATGTGAAGCGTGGACTTCGACAGAAAGTAAGACGAGGCGAACAAAGTGGTCAAGCTCCGACCGGATATGTGAATGATAAATTGAACAAGAAAATTATTCCCGATGTTGAAAGATTTCGCCTCGTCAGGAAAATGTTCGAAGTCTACGCTACTGGAAATTATTCTCTGAAAGATACAAGGAATTTGCTCGCCCAAAAGGGCTTGGTGTCTAAAAATGGTAAAGTTCTTACTATTTCAAACACGCAGATGATATTGAAAAATCCTTTTTACTATGGAATGTTCCTTTTCAACAAAGAACTTTACCAAGGAAAGCACGAGCCAGCGATTTCAAAGAAACTTTTTGATAAGTGCGCTGAAGTATCGGCGAGGAATGCTCACCCGATGAAGCGAGGAATTAACAAGCATGTTTTTCGCGGACTAATGAAGTGTGCAGAATGCGGTTGTGGTATTACAAGCGAAGTGAAAAAAGGTCATACCTATTATCGCTGTACCAAAAAGAAAGGTATTTGCACACAAAAATATATCCGCGAAGAATTCCTAGCCGAACAAGCGAATGATATTATCAAAAAAGTTTCTTTGCCGTCCGAGTGGAAAGAATTCATGCTCGCTGAACTCGAAAAGGAACAAGCGAGCAGTTTCCACTCTGACGCCCTTTTCGTTCAAAATCTGAAAAATCAAATCAAAAGTGTTGAGGAGACGCTAGACAGGCTTCTTGACGCTCATTTGTATAGCACCATTACGAGCGAGGAGTATATCGTGAAGAAGCAAAAGCTCCTCAACCAAAAGATTGATTTTTCAGAGAAATTGAAAGATTTTGAACGAAAAGGCAATCGCTGGCTCGAACTTTCTAAACAATTCATTTTAGACAGTAACCAAGCCATAATTATCGCTTCCGAAGAAAATCTCGAAGCTAAAAGAGATTTTCTTAAAAAGATTGGCTCGAACCCCCGCCTCGCGTCCCGCTCGCTTCTTTTGGATTTCAAAAACCCTTGGGCTATTCTCTCGGAAACCCCCGTCGCGTCGCTTTGCGACGCTCCGCATTTTGGCGAAAACGGCGATTCTATTTTTTGGCTGTGTACCCCGGTCTCGGAGTATGTGATGTAA
- a CDS encoding alpha/beta hydrolase, whose product MKRVIVVHQWMAGVDGDWRPWLKTELEKRGYEVSVPEMPDIDTPVIEKWVNKLSEVVGKPDSDTYFVGHSIGCQTILRYLETINTPVGGAVFVAGWFNLQNLESPEIEEIARPWIETSINLVKVKSVLPKSTLIISDNDPFGCLEENKAKFAQIMTKEIVMPNAGHLSAEDGFIELPIIIDELESL is encoded by the coding sequence ATGAAAAGAGTAATTGTTGTACATCAATGGATGGCAGGAGTTGATGGAGATTGGAGACCGTGGCTCAAAACTGAGTTGGAAAAACGTGGCTATGAAGTTTCTGTTCCTGAAATGCCAGATATTGATACTCCGGTTATTGAAAAGTGGGTCAACAAACTCTCGGAGGTTGTCGGTAAACCAGATTCGGATACATATTTTGTTGGTCATAGTATAGGATGTCAGACAATTCTCCGGTACTTAGAAACAATTAATACTCCAGTTGGAGGTGCGGTATTTGTTGCTGGTTGGTTCAATCTCCAAAATTTAGAATCTCCAGAAATAGAAGAGATTGCCAGACCGTGGATTGAAACATCAATCAATTTGGTGAAAGTAAAATCAGTTCTTCCTAAATCGACACTTATTATTTCTGATAACGATCCGTTTGGATGCCTTGAAGAAAATAAAGCAAAGTTTGCTCAGATTATGACAAAAGAAATAGTAATGCCCAATGCTGGACACCTCTCAGCCGAGGACGGCTTTATAGAATTACCTATTATCATTGATGAACTTGAAAGTTTGTGA
- a CDS encoding nucleotidyltransferase family protein, with the protein MTEKDILNLIEQDKWMMEIISRASALNLPDWIIGAGFVRNKVWDYLSGNKKEAVDTNDIDLVYFDPNGNDQETDEKLSEELKKQTGINWEIVNEFYAHKWNNLPPYKSTEDAISQWPETVTAVGVTLGKDNKLKLIAPYGIEDLVHFIVRPSPDFRERLGVVEQRVKDKKWLEKWPQIKIISEYNA; encoded by the coding sequence ATGACAGAAAAAGATATTCTTAATCTCATAGAACAAGATAAGTGGATGATGGAGATCATCTCTCGAGCCTCTGCCCTTAATCTTCCAGACTGGATCATAGGTGCTGGGTTTGTTAGAAATAAAGTTTGGGATTATTTGTCTGGAAACAAAAAAGAAGCGGTTGATACGAATGATATTGATTTAGTTTATTTTGATCCAAATGGGAATGACCAAGAAACTGATGAGAAATTATCAGAAGAATTAAAGAAACAAACTGGAATAAATTGGGAAATTGTAAATGAATTTTATGCTCACAAATGGAACAATTTGCCACCATACAAATCTACAGAAGACGCTATTTCTCAATGGCCAGAAACAGTAACTGCTGTTGGGGTGACTTTAGGTAAAGACAACAAACTCAAACTTATCGCTCCCTATGGAATAGAAGATCTCGTACATTTTATTGTTCGCCCAAGTCCTGACTTTAGAGAAAGATTAGGGGTGGTAGAACAAAGAGTGAAAGATAAGAAATGGTTAGAGAAATGGCCACAGATTAAAATTATTTCTGAATACAATGCTTAA
- a CDS encoding class I SAM-dependent methyltransferase, whose protein sequence is MDLRSTYNKIAEDWFKDHHQDTWWQEGTEKFLEALPTGSTILDVGCGAGVKSRYLAKKGFKVTGIDFSEKMIEIAKRESPEISFDVVDVYEIDKYPKTFDGVFAQAVLLHIPKDKIREVLSKLKNKINSNGLLYIAVKGMRDDGVEEAIKKEDDYGYEYERFFSFFNLSELENYLKELDMEVVWKTNTTSGRADWLQIVGRKSK, encoded by the coding sequence ATGGATTTAAGATCAACTTACAACAAAATTGCCGAGGATTGGTTTAAAGACCATCATCAGGATACATGGTGGCAAGAAGGAACAGAGAAATTCCTTGAAGCTCTTCCCACAGGTTCGACCATCTTAGATGTTGGCTGTGGTGCAGGAGTTAAATCTCGATATTTAGCTAAAAAAGGGTTCAAAGTTACAGGTATTGATTTCTCGGAAAAGATGATTGAGATTGCCAAGCGAGAATCACCAGAAATTTCTTTTGATGTTGTCGATGTGTATGAGATAGATAAATACCCAAAGACCTTTGATGGTGTATTTGCGCAAGCAGTTTTACTCCATATTCCAAAAGATAAAATCCGTGAAGTACTCTCTAAGTTGAAAAACAAGATAAATTCAAATGGTCTACTTTATATTGCCGTTAAAGGAATGCGAGACGATGGTGTAGAGGAAGCTATTAAGAAAGAAGATGACTATGGATACGAATATGAAAGATTTTTTAGTTTTTTCAATCTTTCGGAATTAGAAAACTACTTAAAGGAACTTGATATGGAAGTGGTTTGGAAAACCAATACCACTTCGGGCCGAGCTGACTGGCTACAGATTGTTGGGCGAAAGAGTAAATAA
- a CDS encoding MBL fold metallo-hydrolase yields MKITKLGHCCLLIETKGKRILTDPGSYTVDAHSKLENIDYILFTHEHQDHYHLESLKILLKKNPKAVVYTSSSVSELLEKEGIAHTKVAHKETISLGDIAIVGTGEKHAQMHSSIPLSENMGFFIDGRLWYPGDAFTDPERPVEILALPVSGPWMKISEAVDYALKLKPKVAFPVHDGTRFGSAHALPGKILPQNGIEFVAMIEGDSNEF; encoded by the coding sequence ATGAAGATTACCAAATTAGGGCATTGTTGCCTTCTCATAGAAACCAAAGGCAAAAGGATTCTAACAGATCCGGGCAGTTATACTGTGGACGCACATTCTAAATTAGAGAACATCGATTATATCCTCTTTACCCACGAGCATCAGGATCATTATCATTTAGAATCCTTGAAAATTCTTCTTAAGAAGAATCCTAAAGCGGTTGTTTACACCAGCAGTTCAGTAAGTGAGCTTCTAGAAAAGGAAGGTATCGCACATACAAAAGTTGCTCATAAGGAAACCATATCTCTTGGAGATATTGCCATAGTCGGTACTGGGGAGAAGCACGCTCAAATGCATAGTTCCATACCACTTTCAGAAAATATGGGATTCTTTATTGACGGAAGGCTATGGTATCCTGGTGATGCTTTTACTGATCCAGAAAGACCTGTAGAAATACTTGCCTTACCAGTGTCCGGTCCATGGATGAAAATTAGTGAGGCTGTTGATTATGCTCTGAAGTTAAAACCCAAAGTAGCTTTCCCTGTTCATGATGGAACTCGTTTTGGTTCAGCACATGCGCTCCCAGGAAAAATTCTTCCACAAAATGGCATTGAGTTTGTTGCAATGATTGAAGGAGATAGTAATGAATTTTAA
- a CDS encoding recombinase family protein, which yields METQVHPVGRFGAPAVPEVVKMSYVLYARKSTESDEKQALSIDSQIKEMLQMAERDGLDIIDIRRESHSAKDSGQRPVFNEILKDVRSGRFNGVVVWHPDRLSRNAGDLGSLVDLMDQKLLVEIRTYGQRFTNNPSEKFLLMILCSQAKLDNDNKSVNVKRGLRMRCEMGLWPAPAPTGYLNEKRIDRKGYVMVDTDRAPIIRKMYEKVAYENWSGRKIYNWLKFDLNFRSATSNKPLTLSNIYRLLQTPFFYGQFEYPTGSGNWYTGKHEPIITKELYQKARENLIRSEIKNTDKQFAFSRLMTCGLCGSGIVADEKIKKLAKGGVAKYIYYGCSRSRNRDCKCGYIREEEIIRQLIELMSNLELDQNFIMKKFNEERDRAKKFQHQFYGVKPEMSKVEFDPKQYATYVLTQGTIEEKRTFLLSVKSKILMNNKKIKLDPPNASTNEICSQIT from the coding sequence ATGGAAACACAAGTACACCCAGTGGGACGATTTGGGGCACCAGCGGTACCTGAGGTCGTAAAAATGAGCTATGTGCTTTATGCACGTAAATCGACCGAATCGGATGAAAAGCAGGCCTTATCGATAGATTCCCAGATCAAAGAAATGCTACAAATGGCAGAACGAGACGGGCTGGATATTATCGATATTCGGCGAGAATCCCATTCGGCTAAGGATTCAGGACAACGCCCTGTCTTTAATGAAATTTTGAAAGATGTGAGAAGCGGAAGATTTAATGGAGTTGTTGTCTGGCATCCAGACAGATTAAGTCGTAACGCTGGAGACCTCGGATCACTTGTAGATTTAATGGATCAAAAACTTCTAGTTGAAATAAGAACTTATGGACAGAGGTTCACAAACAATCCAAGTGAGAAATTCTTGCTGATGATTTTATGTAGCCAAGCGAAGCTCGATAACGACAATAAAAGTGTAAATGTAAAACGTGGACTTAGAATGAGATGTGAGATGGGATTGTGGCCAGCTCCAGCACCGACGGGTTATTTAAATGAAAAGCGAATTGATAGAAAAGGATACGTGATGGTAGATACAGATCGGGCACCTATAATCAGAAAGATGTATGAGAAAGTAGCCTATGAAAATTGGAGCGGTAGGAAAATATATAATTGGCTTAAATTTGATTTAAATTTCAGAAGTGCTACGAGCAACAAACCACTTACTCTAAGCAACATCTATAGACTACTCCAAACACCATTCTTCTATGGACAATTTGAGTATCCTACAGGAAGTGGTAACTGGTATACAGGAAAACATGAACCAATAATTACCAAAGAGTTATATCAGAAAGCTAGAGAAAATTTGATTAGGTCGGAAATTAAAAATACCGATAAGCAATTTGCCTTTAGTCGACTTATGACTTGCGGACTCTGTGGTTCAGGAATAGTGGCTGATGAGAAAATTAAGAAACTAGCCAAAGGTGGAGTTGCTAAATACATATATTACGGATGCTCACGATCAAGAAATCGTGATTGCAAATGTGGATATATTCGTGAGGAGGAAATAATTAGACAGCTGATTGAATTGATGAGTAATCTAGAACTTGACCAAAACTTCATTATGAAGAAATTTAACGAGGAACGTGATAGAGCTAAGAAATTCCAACATCAGTTTTATGGAGTAAAGCCAGAGATGAGCAAAGTTGAATTTGATCCCAAACAGTATGCCACTTATGTACTCACACAGGGGACCATTGAGGAAAAGAGGACATTTCTGCTTAGTGTCAAAAGTAAGATATTGATGAATAACAAAAAGATCAAACTAGACCCACCTAATGCATCCACCAATGAGATTTGCTCCCAGATCACTTAG
- a CDS encoding helix-turn-helix transcriptional regulator, with amino-acid sequence MKNKRRISIIAINLKRLKREKGLSQSDLCKETALAYHTIAKIETGATSDPRISTLKKLAKALDVPLNSLVE; translated from the coding sequence ATGAAAAACAAACGAAGAATTTCAATAATCGCAATAAATCTAAAAAGACTAAAACGAGAAAAAGGCTTGTCTCAGAGTGATTTGTGCAAGGAAACTGCTCTGGCGTATCATACTATTGCAAAGATCGAAACAGGTGCAACATCTGATCCACGGATAAGCACGCTTAAGAAACTTGCCAAGGCTCTTGATGTGCCCCTAAACTCTTTGGTGGAATAA